Part of the Lysobacter enzymogenes genome is shown below.
GCCAACGGCCTGCGCGCGCATCTGTCCGCGGTGCGCGAAGGCGCGGCGATGGCGGTGCTGCCGTGCTGGCTCGGCGAACGCGAGCCGGACCTGCGGCGCCTGGATCTGGCCCCGCAGCCGGTGGTGCGCGCGGTGCGGGTCGGCTTCCATTCGGACATGCGGCAAACCCCGCGCCTGCGCGCGCTGGTGGATTTCGCCGTCGCCGAATTCGAACGCGAGGCCGACCGCCTGTGCCCACCCGCCCTGCGTCCGCAGACGCGCCCCCTGTAGGAGCGGCGCAAGCCGCGACAACGCACCTGCGGTGCCACCGCGAGCACACAACGAAAACGAGGCGTTAACGTAATCTCGACCACGCTGAAGCGCGCCTGCACGCGCCTGCGCATCGTCACCGCGAAACAACTTCGCCTGCGCGAGGATCGATCCACGAGCTCGGGTTCCCCGATGCGCCACATGCCGCAGGAGGTTTCGCATGCTGCACTATGCCGTCGTATTCTTCGTCATCGCCCTGATCGCCGCCGTGCTGGGCTTCACCGGCATCGCCGGCGCCGCCAGCAACATCGCCTGGATCCTGTTCGTGGTGTTCGTGGTGCTGGCGGTGATCTCGTTGCTGCGCGGCCGCCGTCCGGTGGCGTAAACCGCAGCGTAAGCCGGGCATTCGCCCTTCGCGGCGCGCCGCTCAAGCGCCGCATGCAGCCGGGCCGGTTCGCCGGCCCGGCTTCGTTTTGCGGCGCTCAGCCGCGCAGTCCCATCGCGGCGCACGCCAAGGCCGCCAACGAACTCAGGCTGCGCACGTGGTTCCAGCGCATCCAACGCGAGAGATAGCCGGCCCAACGCGCCGCGGCGTCGGCGCCGTCCGTATCGACCCGGGCCAAAGCATCGTTCATCGGCACATTGCGCACGACGGTGACGGCGAAAGTCCCGGCGCAGTACAGCAGGCTCGCCGCCGCCGCCCATAGCGCCGGCCGCAACGGCCACGCCGCGAACGCCAGTGCGGCGGTCAACAGCGACAGCGGCGCAAGGCCCACGAATACCGGCAGAAACAGGCGGTTCAGCACGACCCGGTTGATCGCCTGCATCGCCGCGACCGCCTGCGCCGGCGGTCGCTGCGCCAGCGCGTCCATCACGCAGATCGAGAACGCGTAGAAGAAGCCGGCCATCAGGCCGAGCAGCAGGGTCTCGACGAAGGCCAGGGCGTGCACCACGGCGGCGAGGTCCATGACGCGCTCCGCAAACGCCGCGACGGCGCGGCGCGGGCGATGGTAGCGCCGCGCTCGGCGCCGCCGGCTACCGTCCGGCGGGCGATGACAAAGCTCAGCGGCGCGTCGTCTTGGGTCTCGCGCGCGTGGCCGGCGCCAAGGCCGCGCGGAAGTGCGGGGCCTGGGCGCGCAGGTACGTCCACAGCCGTTCGGCCACCGGCCCGTGCGCGCGGTCGGCGCGGCGCGCGGCGACCACGCGCTCGCTGCGCCCCGGCAGGTAGCGGCCGGCGATCGACAGCAGCCGCCCGTCGCGCAATTCCTCCTCGACCAGAAACCCCGGCATATGGCCCCAGGCCAGGCCGTGCGCGATCAGATCCTTCTTCATCAACTGATCGGCCACCGTGCATTGCGGCGCGCCGTCGATGGTGAAGTAGTCCACCGGCGGCGAATGCCGCGCGCTGTCGCGCATGACGCATTGGGTGAGGCCGCGCAACTGGTCGGGGCGAATCGTGCGGTCGATGGGGAAGGGCAGGAAGCCGGGCGCGACCACCGGCACCATCGTCGCTTCGCCGAGCGCGATCGCGTCCACGCGCGCGTCGCCGGCGTCGATGCGGTGCACGATCAGGTCGGCGCTGCCGTCGAGCAAACGCTCGCGCGGCCCGCTGACCGATTCGAAGTGCAGGTGCAGGCGCGTATTCGAACACTGCGCGAAGAAGCGGCCGAGCACCGCCAGCGCCTGCGGGCGCGGGCACAGGTCGCCGAGCACGATATGCAGCTCGCTTTCCTCGCCCATCGCGAGGTGCTCGGCATGCGCGCGCAGTTGTTGCAGTTCGCCGAGCAGGCCTTGCGCGCGGCGCTGGAACGAGCGTCCGGCCGCGGTCGGCGCGACCCGGTAGCCGCTGCGGTCGAGCAGTTCCAGGCCGAGCTGGCGTTCCAGCCGCGCGACCGCGGCGAACACCGCCGGGTGCGAACGGTGCAGCGCCGCCGCGGCGGCCTGGAAGCCGCCGGCCCGGACCACCGCGTCGAAGCATTGCAGGTCGTGCAGGGTGAATCCGGACATGTCCGCTTTATCTACAAGGATATTGCGATCTTTGTAATATCAATCCGGGCGCCCGGCAACCAGGATGCACGGCATGCGGCGGCATCGTCCCGCGATGCCCGAGCCGCGATACCGATCTTTCCAGGAGTCCGTCCGTGTCCACTTCCGCCAGCGTTTCCTCGCACATCCTCACCGGCGACGGCGTCCGCATCGCCTACCGCTTCGACGGCGATCCCGGCCTGCCGGTGCTGCTGCTGTCGAACTCGATCGCCACCGACCTGCATATGTGGGACGCGCAGATCCCGGCGTTGAGCCGGCGCTTTCGCGTGCTGCGCTACGACGCGCGCGGCCACGGCGCGTCCGATGCGCCGGCCGGCGCCTATTCGCTCGACCGGCTCGGCCGCGACGTGCTGGAACTGCTCGACGCGCTGCGCCTGGACAGGGTGCACTTCCTCGGCCTGTCGCTCGGCGGCTTCGTCGGCCAGTGGCTGGCGGTGCGCGCGCCCGAGCGCATCGACCGGCTGGTGCTGAGCAACACCTCGGCCCATCTCGGCCCGGCGGCGGTATTCGACGAGCGCATCCGCGAGGCCGAGGCGGCGACCGACATGCGCGCCATCGCCGAGCAGTTTCTGCGCAACTGGTTTCCCGAGGCGATGCTGGAAGCGCGCGACCCGCGGGTGGAACCGTTCCGCAGCGCGCTGCTGAAGCAAAGCGCGACCGGCCTGGCCGGCAGCTTCGCCGCGGTGCGCGACGCGGACCTGCGCCGCACGCTCGGCCTGATCGCCGCGCCGACCTTGGTCATCGCCGGCGAGTTCGATCCGGTGGCCTTGCCCGAACACGGCCGCGCCATCGCCGCGGTGGTGCCCTGCGCGCGCCTGATTACGCTGCCGGTGGTGCATATGGCCAACGTAGAAAGCGCCGATGCGTTCGAGCAGGCCGTAGTCGATTTCCTGACCGCGGCTTGAACCTCGGTTTGCGCGACCGCCGGCGCGGTCGCGTCGCCGGCTTTGGAGTATCGTCGGTCGGTCCTTCCGCCCGCAGCGCGCTCATGACCGACCAACGCGAACGCCGCAAGGCCGATGCCAGACTGGTAAGCCCGGTGGGTCTGCGCGCCGGCCTCAACCGCGCTCAGCTCGACGCCTTGGCGACGCTGGAACAACTCGGCTGGGAGCTGCGTTTCGTGCGCCGGCCGATGTTCCTGGATCCGATCCCGGTGGTGTTCCAGCGCGACGGCGAGCGTTTCGTGGTGGTCGAGGCCGACGGCTCGTTGAACGAGAATCCGGGCTTCCGCATCCGCCGCTGAGCGCGGCGCTGAACGCCGGCCCAGCGCCGCGGCGCGCTTACGCAAAAGATACCCGCGCTTCGCGCGCGGCTTACGATTGAAATTCTTTAATCCTTCCGCCAGCACCACGACAGCCCGGCGGACTGAGGATCACAGGCACGCGTCCGGCAGCCGCGATCGTCGCTGACATCCCGTCAGCCTCCTCAGAAGGAGTCCGAAGCATGTTCGCCTTGTCCTGTCATCGTCCGTCCCATCGCCGTCGCCTCGCCGCCGCGGCGCTGGCGCTCGTCTTGCCGGTTGCGGCCCTGTCCGCGAATGCGTTCGAACGCCACGGCGGCGCGTTCGAGCCGCAGCGCGCGCCGCACGGCTACCAGCGCATGGAGCCGCCGCGCGGCGTCGAGCTGCGCCCGCACCAGTTCGACCGCGGCTACTTCGCCCACAACTTCCAGGCCCGGCGCGGCTACCGCATCGGCCCCTGGCGCGCGCCGCCGGGCTTCGTCTACCGGCGCTGGAGCTACGGCGAATTCCTGCCGCGCGCGTACTGGGGGCCGGAGTTCGTGCTCGCCGATTTCTGGCTGTTCGGCCTGGACATCCCGCCGGTCGGCTACGAATGGGTGCGCTACGGGCCCGACGCGCTGCTGATCGATCTGCGCAGCGGCGAAGTGGTGCAGACCGTGTACGACAACTTCCTGTGAGCGCGCGCCGGAGCCGCGGCTCCGGCGCGGCCGCCTCGCGATCCCTCCCTGTCCGATTTCCCGCAACGGAGCCGCTCCGATGAATCCCCGTCTCGCTGTGTTCGCGGCGGTCGCCGCATTCGCGTTGTCCGTCCTGCCGGCGTTCGCCGCCCCGCCCAAACCGGCGCCGCAACCCGCTGCCTTGCCGAGCTACGAATCGCTCGACAGCAACGGCGACGGCGTGGTGACCTTGCCCGAGGTGACGGTGCGCGCGCCGGAACTGGCCAAGCGCATCGTCCATTGCGATGCCGACCGCGACCGCCGGCTCAGCCGCGAGGAATACGCGGCCTGCAAACCGGCGCCGCCGCCGCCGCACGCCGGCTGAGCCGGCGCGCTGCGCACCGGCGCACCGTTCGCCGCCGCGCGCGGACGCTTGCATGCGCGATGCATGTTTTCGCCGTATTCCTGCGGCCGCGGCGCGGTGGTAGCCTGCCGGCTCGGCGCGTAGCTGCGCCGGTTATCGGCAGGCCCGCGCAGCGGCGGGCA
Proteins encoded:
- a CDS encoding DUF1328 domain-containing protein, giving the protein MLHYAVVFFVIALIAAVLGFTGIAGAASNIAWILFVVFVVLAVISLLRGRRPVA
- a CDS encoding DUF1772 domain-containing protein — encoded protein: MDLAAVVHALAFVETLLLGLMAGFFYAFSICVMDALAQRPPAQAVAAMQAINRVVLNRLFLPVFVGLAPLSLLTAALAFAAWPLRPALWAAAASLLYCAGTFAVTVVRNVPMNDALARVDTDGADAAARWAGYLSRWMRWNHVRSLSSLAALACAAMGLRG
- a CDS encoding LysR family transcriptional regulator, coding for MSGFTLHDLQCFDAVVRAGGFQAAAAALHRSHPAVFAAVARLERQLGLELLDRSGYRVAPTAAGRSFQRRAQGLLGELQQLRAHAEHLAMGEESELHIVLGDLCPRPQALAVLGRFFAQCSNTRLHLHFESVSGPRERLLDGSADLIVHRIDAGDARVDAIALGEATMVPVVAPGFLPFPIDRTIRPDQLRGLTQCVMRDSARHSPPVDYFTIDGAPQCTVADQLMKKDLIAHGLAWGHMPGFLVEEELRDGRLLSIAGRYLPGRSERVVAARRADRAHGPVAERLWTYLRAQAPHFRAALAPATRARPKTTRR
- the pcaD gene encoding 3-oxoadipate enol-lactonase — translated: MSTSASVSSHILTGDGVRIAYRFDGDPGLPVLLLSNSIATDLHMWDAQIPALSRRFRVLRYDARGHGASDAPAGAYSLDRLGRDVLELLDALRLDRVHFLGLSLGGFVGQWLAVRAPERIDRLVLSNTSAHLGPAAVFDERIREAEAATDMRAIAEQFLRNWFPEAMLEARDPRVEPFRSALLKQSATGLAGSFAAVRDADLRRTLGLIAAPTLVIAGEFDPVALPEHGRAIAAVVPCARLITLPVVHMANVESADAFEQAVVDFLTAA
- a CDS encoding RcnB family protein; the encoded protein is MFALSCHRPSHRRRLAAAALALVLPVAALSANAFERHGGAFEPQRAPHGYQRMEPPRGVELRPHQFDRGYFAHNFQARRGYRIGPWRAPPGFVYRRWSYGEFLPRAYWGPEFVLADFWLFGLDIPPVGYEWVRYGPDALLIDLRSGEVVQTVYDNFL